The DNA region CAGCCTGCCGCCGGTCATCCATGTCGCCGGCACCAACGGCAAGGGCTCGACCATCGCCTTCCTGCGGGCGATCCTCGAGGCGGCCGGCCGGCGGGTGCACGTCTACACCTCGCCCCACCTCGTGCGGTTCAACGAGCGCTTCCGGCTTGGACAGCGGGGCGGCGGCCGCCTCGTCTGCGACGACGAGCTGGTGTCCGTGCTGGGCGAGCTCGAGCGCGCCAATGCCGGCCAGCCGATCACCATTTTCGAGATCATCACCGCGGCGGGCTTCGTGCTGTTCGCCCGCCACCCGGCCGACGTGGTGCTGCTCGAGGTCGGCATGGGCGGCCGCTACGACGCCACCAATGTCATCGAGCAGCCGGCGGTCAGCGTCATCACCCCCGTCTCGCTCGACCATACCGACTATCTCGGCACCGCGATCGAGGAGATCGCCCGCGAGAAGGCCGGCATCCTCAAGCGCCGGGTGCCGGCGGTGGTCGCCCGCCAGCCGCTCGATGCGCTGGAGGTGATCGAGCGGCTGGCGGCACGCCTCGCCGCGCCGCTGTTCGTCTCGGGCGAGCAATGGCACGCCCATGAGGAGGGCGGCCGGCTGGTGTTCCAGGACGAGGACGGGCTGCTCGACCTGCCGCGGCCGCGGCTGATCGGCCGCCACCAGATCGAGAATGCCGGCACGGCCATCGCCGCGCTGCGGGCGGGGCGGTTCGCGCTGCCGATGTCGGCGTTCGAGGCCGGCATCGCCGCGGCGGACTGGCCGGCGCGGCTGCAGCGGCTGGGTTCCGGCCGGCTGATCCGGCTCCTGCCGGCGGGCGCCGAGCTGTGGCTCGACGGCGGCCACAATGCCGGCGGCGGCGAGGTGGTCGCAGCCACCCTGGCCGACCTGGAGGAGCGCGCACCCAAGCCGCTGGCGCTGGTGTGCGGCATGCTCGACACCAAGGAGCCCGAGCCGTTCCTGCGGCACTTCGCGGGCCTCGCCCGGCGCCTGATCGCGGTGCCGGTGCCGGGCCACGAGCGCGGACGCCCGCCCGGGATGCTGGCCGAGGTGGCCGGCGAGCTCGGCTTCGAGGCGGAGGTGGCCGAGAATGTCGAGGCAGCGCTGGCAAGCCTCGCCGGAACCTTCGACGCAGCGCCGCGGGTGCTGGTCACCGGCTCGCTCTATCTCGCCGGCGACGTGCTGGCGCGAGACGGCACCCTGCCCACTTGAGGTGGAACTTGGCAGATCGGGCCGCCCGTCGCCTCAATGGAAATACTGGGCGCTGCCGTCGAGGCGCCAGACGAGGCCGGAGCGGTTGAACTCCATGGTCACCGTGCCGTCCACCGCCGCGCCCGCGATGCGGGTGAGCACCATCGAGCCGAAGCCGCGCTCGATCGGCGGCGTCTCGATCGGCGGGCCGCCCTCCTCCACCCATTCCAGCCGGAACCGGCCGCCGGAGCCCGCGCCCCAATGGACGCGGATGCGACCGGCGCCGTCCGACAGCGCGCCGTACTGGACCGCATTGCGGGCGAGTTCGTGGAAGGCGAGGCCGAGATTGTGGGCCGGCTCGGGCGCCACCTCCACCTCCGGGCCGTCGAGGTCGATGCGGTCGCCGAGTGGCGCCGGAAACGCCGTCATCTGAGCGATCAGCAGATCCTTCAGCGGCACGCTCGCCCATTGCCGCTCGACCAGCAGCGTCTGAGTCAGCGCGAGGCCCTGCAGGCGCTCGGAGAAGCGGTCGAGGAAGTCGTCGATGCCGCTGGCGACGCGGCCGGTCTGGCGGGCCATGCCCTCGACCACGGCAAGCTGGTTCTTGGCGCGATGCAGCGTCTCGCGCATCAGCATCTCGACCCGCGCCTGCGAATCCTTGCGCGCGGTGACGTCGTAGAAGGCCACCACCGCGGCGACCACCTCGCCGAACCGGTCGCGCACCGGCGCGGAATTGGCGGCGATGATGCCGCGGCTGCCGTCGCCGCGCACGATGCGGATTTCCTGCTCGGGCGCGCTCTCGCCGCTGCCCAGCACGCGCGCCAGCGGCCATTCCTCGGGCGCGAGCCGCCGCCCGTCCGGATGGTAGCCGACGAGCTTGGCATAGGCCTCGATGCCGCTTGCCGGATCGGCCGGGGCGCGCAGGATGCGGCCGACCTGATCATTGGCCAGCACCAGCCGCCCCGAGGGCGCCTCGGCGACGATGACGCCGATCGGCATGGCCCGCACCACGCCTTCGAGGCGGGCGCGGCCGAGATCGAGCTCGGATCTGGCGTCCTGCAGCGCCCGCCGGCCGGCCCACATCAAGGTGATGCTGGTCATGACCGCGAGCGCCGCCAGCGCCGCCATCCGCTGCAGCCAGGGACCGTGGACGGCGCTGGCCGGCACCGAATAGGCCACAGCGAGCGGCGCCCCGTCGAGCTTGCGGACGGCGGCGATGCCGCTGGCGGCATCGGGCGCGGCGCCGCTTTCGATGCTTTCGACGGTTGCGGAGAGCCCCCCCGCCGCGCGCGCGGCGAACAGCGGACCGCCCGCTGCGTGGTACGGGATCCGGCCATCGTGCCGGGACTGGTGCACCAGCACCGTGCCGTCGCTGCGCACCAGCGCCACCGTCGCGTCGCGGCCGCCGCCCGCCGAGCGGAACAGCGCTTCGAACGGCAGGGCCGCCACCGCCACCCCGACCGTGCCGGTGAACCGGCTGCCGGGCCGGAGCGGACGGCTCAGCGTGAAGGCCGCCGCCCCACCCTCGGGCAGGGCCGCGCCGTCCCCGACGCGGAGCGCGGCGCCCGTTTCGGCAACACTTGGTTCGGCGACGCTCGGTTCAGAATGGGCCTCCTCGCCCGGCAGCACCGGGAAGACGCCGCCGCCGGCAACCCGGCGGGCATCCGGCCCCGCCACATAGATCGACTCGATCTCGGGGATCGCGGCCTGCACCGCGTCGAGATCGGCGCGAAGCTCCGCCGAGTTGCGGACCGCCTCCCACGGCTGCGTGGCGACGCGATCCTCCACCCGCGCCATGGCCAAGCGGATGCCGCGCAGCACCGCCTCGGCATGGTTGGCGAGGGCCTCGGTCCTGGCCTCGACATCGGTGCGGACCTGCTCGACCGTCTGCCGATAGTCCAGCACCCCTTCGGCCACGAAAATGGTGATCGGCAGCAGGACCGCCGCGGCTGTCAGGAACCTTGCAGGCTGGCGCCGCATGCGCCGCCGTGCATCTTCGCTCGTCTTCTGAACAGACGCCGGCATGTCCGTGAAGCGCTTGAATCCCCGACAGGGGTAGAACGCCAGCGGCGGATGCTGGTTCCGAGCGCGGCGCCGAATGCCGATCTGCGCCAAGTAGACTAAGAATAATTCCTGATGCGCGTCAGGATCATTCGCGGCGGAGAATCTTGTCCACGAAGAAGCTGGCCAGCCTGTCCTCGTGAAATGCCCGCCGGATTTCTACCGGATCGTAGTCGTTCGCCACCCAGTCGCGAAACTCGATCGGCGCCTTGGCATTGCGCTCGAGATACGTCTCGAAGAAGGCGTCGAGCACGCCGGTCCGCGACTGACGGAAATGGCCGTAGCGCGTCGACAACTGGCCGGCGGCCTCGGCCACCGGGCGCCCCTCGTGCAGAACGAGGAAGAGGGCGGCGGCG from Blastochloris tepida includes:
- a CDS encoding HWE histidine kinase domain-containing protein produces the protein MRRQPARFLTAAAVLLPITIFVAEGVLDYRQTVEQVRTDVEARTEALANHAEAVLRGIRLAMARVEDRVATQPWEAVRNSAELRADLDAVQAAIPEIESIYVAGPDARRVAGGGVFPVLPGEEAHSEPSVAEPSVAETGAALRVGDGAALPEGGAAAFTLSRPLRPGSRFTGTVGVAVAALPFEALFRSAGGGRDATVALVRSDGTVLVHQSRHDGRIPYHAAGGPLFAARAAGGLSATVESIESGAAPDAASGIAAVRKLDGAPLAVAYSVPASAVHGPWLQRMAALAALAVMTSITLMWAGRRALQDARSELDLGRARLEGVVRAMPIGVIVAEAPSGRLVLANDQVGRILRAPADPASGIEAYAKLVGYHPDGRRLAPEEWPLARVLGSGESAPEQEIRIVRGDGSRGIIAANSAPVRDRFGEVVAAVVAFYDVTARKDSQARVEMLMRETLHRAKNQLAVVEGMARQTGRVASGIDDFLDRFSERLQGLALTQTLLVERQWASVPLKDLLIAQMTAFPAPLGDRIDLDGPEVEVAPEPAHNLGLAFHELARNAVQYGALSDGAGRIRVHWGAGSGGRFRLEWVEEGGPPIETPPIERGFGSMVLTRIAGAAVDGTVTMEFNRSGLVWRLDGSAQYFH
- a CDS encoding bifunctional folylpolyglutamate synthase/dihydrofolate synthase, with amino-acid sequence MTAIDAVLGRLSALHPKAIDLSLERIGRLLARLGDPHRSLPPVIHVAGTNGKGSTIAFLRAILEAAGRRVHVYTSPHLVRFNERFRLGQRGGGRLVCDDELVSVLGELERANAGQPITIFEIITAAGFVLFARHPADVVLLEVGMGGRYDATNVIEQPAVSVITPVSLDHTDYLGTAIEEIAREKAGILKRRVPAVVARQPLDALEVIERLAARLAAPLFVSGEQWHAHEEGGRLVFQDEDGLLDLPRPRLIGRHQIENAGTAIAALRAGRFALPMSAFEAGIAAADWPARLQRLGSGRLIRLLPAGAELWLDGGHNAGGGEVVAATLADLEERAPKPLALVCGMLDTKEPEPFLRHFAGLARRLIAVPVPGHERGRPPGMLAEVAGELGFEAEVAENVEAALASLAGTFDAAPRVLVTGSLYLAGDVLARDGTLPT